TGATCGTCGGCCGCACCCAGAGGTACACGGCGAGTCCGGCGACCGCGGCGAGTCCGGCGACCGCGAACACTGCGGCGTTTATCGGCTCGGCCAACACGTCGAGGGTGAACCGCACCGCGTCGATCGGGTCTCCCGTGTCGTCGGTGACGTAGTCGACGTGGGCCGCGACCGGACGCGCGACGAGGGTCCCGAGCAAGATCAGCGCGGTCAGGGCGGCTGGTCGAGGGCGGACGGACATACCTCTGCTACGGCCTGAACACACCTAACGCTGTTTCCTCATAGACGTTCGGTAGGAACTCTGAGAGGGTGGTTCTGTCTCGGGCCGCTCGCCGAAATCGAGAGACGAAACGGCGATGAAAATCGGCGTGTGAGAAGGTCGGAAACGCAGCGAGGCTCGACAGATTGGCTTCGCGTGAAAAGTTCGTATGGGACCGCTGAGCGGCCGTCATACGGGCTATTCGCTTCGCTTATCGCTTCGTTTATCATTGTAAATCCTCAAACTGTGTGCGTCGGTTCTCTAAGCGTTTCATCTCCGCACTGAAGTCGTAGTGCTGCCGCACGGTCTCCGGCGTCGCGTCGACGCGTTCGGCCACGTCCTCGACCGAGATCCCCTGCTCCCGCATGTTGGATATCGCCCCCGTCCGGATGCGGTGGGGCGAGTGGGTCGACGGACAGCCGCTCTCGTGGCCGTGTTCCAAGAACTCGCAATCGTCCGTGTCGCGGTCGTGGGGACAGCCGCCGATCAGGCAGGGCTGTGTCATCATGTACATCCACCGGCGGACACTCGCGTCCGTCGGGCGCCCCTGAACCGTCGTCACGAGCGGCTCGCGGCCCGCGTCGTCGGTCTTGTCGATCCGCTTCGTCTCGATGTAGTCGCGGAGTACCTGAACCTCCTCAGCCGTGAGCGAGACGACGCGCTGGCTCTTCAGGTGGTTCTTGAGCCGCGTTCCGGACTCCGGGCGGCTCACCATGTACAGGTGCGGGCCGATCTCGTCGGGGAGGTTCTCCGGCTCCTCGCCGATCTCCCGCAGGCGCTCTTCCTTGAGATCGCCGTCGAGCGAGAGGTCTCGGAGGTCGATCGCTCGGAGGTCGCTGTAGCGGAACGCGAAGCGCCACATCAGGAGCATGACGACGTGGTCGCGGCTCGCGTACTCGAAGCGCTCCAGATGCGCGAGGATCTCCCGAGCCCGAGCCGGGGCGATCTTCTCCGTGTTGGTCTGCTCGTCGGCCGTCGCCGTCGGCTTGAGCAGTTGGACCTTGTCGGGCATCTCCGGCTCGGTCGCTTCGATCGCGACCAGGAACTCGAAGAACTTCTTGAGCGTCCCGAACTCGTTGTTCAGCGTCGTCTTGTTACACGACTCCTGTCGGTGTGCGAGGTACTCCTGGAGCGTCCGGCCGTCGACGTCGTTGATGTTCAGGATCTCCTCGGCTTCGAGCCAGCGCACGAGGCGCATCAGGCGGTCGCGGTAGCTCCGGAGCGTCTGCTCGGTGCTGTCCGTTTCCCGCTTCGAGAGGAAGCGGTCGACCGCCGACCGGGGCGGTATCGGACGGAGCCCGTCCCCGCTTTCGGCGCCGAGGCTCACGAGCCGAGCCCCCGCGTGGCCACCCGGTCCGACGTGCGACAGCCGCAGCCCGGACAGGTGTTCCCGTTGACGAACCGATCGACGAGGATCCCGCAGTTCCGGCAGCGCCACAGCTTCCGGCTCACGGCGCGACCACCTCCCCCCGGAGGAATCGCTCGGGCGCGATGCCCGCCTGTCGGCGGGCCATGTCCACGGCGGCCGCGTCGGTCGCGAGCACGCTCGCCTCGACGCGTTCGAGGCGCGTGCCCTCGGGCGTCAGCAGCCGGACGGTCGCGCGGCGGATCACCGCCAACCCTCCGCGGCCTGCCGCAGGCTCACGTCGTCGAGGCGGCCCGCCAGCACGTCGCGGGCGTCGAAGCCCGCTCGGTCGCGGGCGGGCTCAGCGCGGCGCTCGCGCGTCATGCGTCGCCCTCGCTCACGGTCTCGGTCTCGCCGGC
This genomic window from Halorubrum sp. PV6 contains:
- a CDS encoding site-specific integrase, yielding MSLGAESGDGLRPIPPRSAVDRFLSKRETDSTEQTLRSYRDRLMRLVRWLEAEEILNINDVDGRTLQEYLAHRQESCNKTTLNNEFGTLKKFFEFLVAIEATEPEMPDKVQLLKPTATADEQTNTEKIAPARAREILAHLERFEYASRDHVVMLLMWRFAFRYSDLRAIDLRDLSLDGDLKEERLREIGEEPENLPDEIGPHLYMVSRPESGTRLKNHLKSQRVVSLTAEEVQVLRDYIETKRIDKTDDAGREPLVTTVQGRPTDASVRRWMYMMTQPCLIGGCPHDRDTDDCEFLEHGHESGCPSTHSPHRIRTGAISNMREQGISVEDVAERVDATPETVRQHYDFSAEMKRLENRRTQFEDLQ